A section of the Brevundimonas sp. AJA228-03 genome encodes:
- a CDS encoding acyl-CoA dehydrogenase family protein, whose amino-acid sequence MADHAPPAMDFDGLRPPSPFMTPAHEAWRSRLRGFVDGYIAPHLDQWDAASDFPDSLYKDAAREGISGMGFREDLGGTGENIDLWDRIIFAEEFFRMGSGVVFADLATPWIALPPIINGGTPEMLDRVARPVLAGERKIAFAVTEPGGGSDVSGFTTTAERKGDVFIVNGGKTLISGAMKADYLLTAVRTGGPGMGGLSMLLIETDRPGVTRGPLPGLQWYNRNNGWLNFDNVEVPVTNLVGVENRGFAGLASQFNIERFSGIAATLAMTRTCVAEAIAFARERQTFGKRLIDHQVMRHKIVDMVQRIKVAYAMLDILVWRFGRGEVPVADLALLKVQATTTLEHCARESLQVLGGRAYTGGNRVERIYREARIFVIGGGSEEILRDLAAKQMGF is encoded by the coding sequence ATGGCCGATCATGCCCCCCCCGCAATGGACTTCGACGGCCTGAGGCCACCCAGTCCCTTCATGACGCCTGCCCATGAGGCCTGGCGGTCCAGGCTGCGCGGTTTCGTGGATGGATATATCGCGCCGCATCTGGATCAGTGGGACGCGGCGTCCGATTTCCCCGACAGTCTCTACAAGGACGCTGCGCGGGAAGGCATCAGCGGCATGGGATTCCGCGAGGATCTGGGCGGCACGGGTGAGAACATCGACCTGTGGGATCGAATCATCTTCGCCGAGGAGTTTTTCCGCATGGGTTCGGGCGTGGTCTTCGCAGACCTCGCTACACCCTGGATCGCCTTGCCGCCCATCATCAACGGCGGCACGCCCGAGATGCTGGACCGCGTCGCCCGGCCGGTGCTGGCGGGTGAAAGGAAAATCGCCTTCGCAGTGACCGAACCCGGCGGCGGATCGGACGTCTCGGGGTTCACGACGACCGCCGAACGAAAGGGCGATGTCTTCATCGTCAACGGCGGCAAGACACTGATCTCCGGTGCCATGAAGGCGGACTATCTGCTGACGGCAGTGCGGACCGGCGGGCCCGGCATGGGCGGCCTGTCGATGCTGCTGATCGAGACGGACCGCCCGGGCGTGACGCGCGGTCCCCTGCCCGGGCTGCAGTGGTACAATCGGAACAACGGATGGCTGAACTTCGACAATGTCGAGGTCCCGGTGACCAATCTGGTCGGGGTCGAGAACCGGGGCTTCGCCGGTCTCGCCAGCCAGTTCAACATCGAGCGGTTCTCCGGCATCGCCGCGACCCTGGCCATGACCCGCACCTGTGTCGCCGAGGCCATCGCCTTTGCCCGGGAGCGTCAAACATTCGGCAAGCGACTGATCGACCATCAGGTGATGCGTCACAAGATCGTGGACATGGTCCAGCGCATCAAGGTCGCCTACGCCATGCTGGACATCCTGGTCTGGCGCTTCGGTCGGGGCGAGGTCCCTGTCGCGGATCTGGCCCTGCTGAAGGTGCAGGCGACGACGACACTGGAGCACTGCGCCCGCGAAAGCCTGCAGGTCCTGGGCGGCCGCGCCTATACCGGAGGAAACCGCGTCGAACGTATCTATCGCGAGGCCCGAATCTTCGTCATCGGCGGCGGATCGGAAGAGATTCTGCGCGATCTGGCGGCGAAACAGATGGGGTTCTGA
- a CDS encoding carotenoid oxygenase family protein, whose translation MGQEQTGEARTAFTEGRTTSALKVTLTDRAHPYMQGAWTPQNEEHTADDMTVIGTIPIDIDGVYVRNTENPIHQPLGRYHPFDGDGMLHAISFRDGKASYRNRFVRTAGFDAEQAAGRALWAGLAEHPSLSERPGWGAHGGLKDSSSTDVIIHAGAILSTFYQCGEAYRIDPYTLEPMGTDGWCPPEGISAHPKVDPRTGELLFFNYSKAAPYMHYGVVGSDNRLKHLTPVPLPGPRLPHDMAFTTHWSILNDFPLFWEQDLLPKGFHVARFHPDMKSRFGLIPRFGGEADVRWFEGDATYVLHFLNAWEDGDTIVLDGYFQDNPVPKTSPDAWPGHERIMTFLDQNMLQPKLHRWRFDLKTGETTEQRLDDRVLEFGIINNQFAGVKYRWAYSAVSKPGWFLFTGLVKHDMETLDSWAVDFGPERYGSEPGFAPRVGATEEDDGYLITYVTDIIEDRSECVIYDARKLSDGPVARIILPGRISSGTHATWEQGETIRASKAALAA comes from the coding sequence ATGGGACAGGAACAGACGGGCGAGGCCCGCACCGCATTCACCGAGGGCAGGACAACGTCGGCCCTGAAGGTGACGCTGACCGATCGGGCGCATCCCTATATGCAGGGTGCATGGACGCCCCAGAACGAGGAACACACCGCTGACGACATGACGGTGATCGGGACGATCCCGATCGACATCGACGGCGTCTATGTGCGCAACACCGAAAACCCGATCCACCAGCCGCTGGGCCGCTATCATCCGTTCGACGGCGACGGCATGCTGCACGCAATCAGCTTCAGGGACGGCAAGGCCAGCTATCGCAACCGCTTCGTCCGCACCGCTGGCTTCGATGCGGAACAGGCGGCGGGGCGCGCGCTCTGGGCCGGTCTGGCCGAGCATCCTTCCCTGTCGGAAAGGCCCGGCTGGGGCGCCCATGGGGGGCTCAAGGATTCGTCCTCTACCGACGTCATCATCCACGCCGGAGCCATACTCTCGACCTTTTACCAGTGTGGCGAGGCCTACCGGATCGATCCCTACACGCTGGAGCCGATGGGGACGGACGGCTGGTGTCCGCCCGAGGGCATTTCGGCCCACCCGAAGGTCGACCCCAGGACCGGTGAGCTGCTGTTCTTCAACTACTCCAAGGCCGCGCCCTATATGCACTACGGGGTGGTCGGTTCCGACAACAGGCTGAAGCATCTGACGCCAGTCCCGCTGCCCGGGCCGCGCCTGCCGCACGACATGGCCTTCACGACCCACTGGTCGATCCTCAACGACTTCCCCTTGTTCTGGGAACAGGACCTGCTGCCCAAGGGCTTCCATGTGGCCCGGTTCCATCCCGACATGAAGTCTCGCTTTGGCCTGATCCCCCGCTTCGGCGGCGAGGCCGACGTCCGATGGTTCGAGGGTGACGCCACCTATGTGTTGCACTTCCTGAATGCATGGGAGGACGGCGATACCATCGTTCTGGACGGCTATTTCCAGGACAATCCGGTGCCCAAGACCAGCCCGGACGCCTGGCCGGGGCATGAGCGGATCATGACCTTCCTCGATCAGAACATGCTCCAGCCCAAGCTGCATCGCTGGCGCTTCGATCTGAAGACGGGTGAGACCACGGAACAGCGGCTGGACGACCGGGTGCTGGAGTTCGGTATCATCAACAACCAGTTCGCGGGCGTGAAGTATCGCTGGGCCTACTCCGCCGTGTCGAAGCCTGGCTGGTTCCTGTTCACCGGGCTCGTCAAGCACGACATGGAGACGCTGGACAGCTGGGCCGTTGACTTCGGGCCGGAACGCTATGGCTCGGAGCCTGGGTTCGCGCCTCGCGTGGGGGCGACCGAGGAAGATGACGGCTATCTGATCACCTATGTCACCGACATTATCGAGGACCGGTCCGAATGCGTGATCTATGATGCGCGGAAACTCTCCGACGGTCCGGTAGCGCGCATCATCCTGCCCGGCCGGATATCGAGCGGAACCCATGCGACCTGGGAGCAGGGCGAGACCATTCGGGCGTCGAAGGCGGCGCTTGCAGCGTAA
- a CDS encoding acetyl-CoA acetyltransferase: protein MTYILGGWQSDFGRNYAREGLEIGDGFAEAVHGALAETGLEPEDIDVGHVGNFVGDLFTGQGMLGGFFAMTDERFTGMPASRHEAACASGSLAIMAAAADIESGRYGTAMVLGIEMMRNVPGVTAAEHLGAAAWAGHEYLDATYAWPRAFSDLTEEYDRRYGIDERHLRRIAQINFDNGRRNPNAQTRNYSFSNASFTDDDEANPVIEGRVRKTDCGQVTDGAAAIILASPERAARYASKHGIALESIPRIKGWGHRNAPIDYSRKIKASEGQPYVFPQVKRAIDDARARAGLDLSGIDAVETHDCFSMTEYMAIDHLGLTAPGESWKAVEAGDIEMGGRLPINASGGLIGCGHPVGATGVRMALDAFKQTTGTAGDYQVEGARNVQTLNIGGSTTTTVSFVVGV, encoded by the coding sequence ATGACCTACATCCTCGGCGGCTGGCAGTCTGACTTCGGGCGCAACTATGCGCGCGAGGGGCTGGAGATCGGCGACGGCTTCGCAGAGGCCGTCCACGGTGCCCTCGCCGAGACGGGTCTGGAGCCTGAGGACATCGACGTGGGCCACGTCGGCAACTTCGTCGGCGACCTGTTCACCGGACAGGGGATGCTGGGCGGCTTCTTCGCCATGACCGACGAGCGGTTTACCGGCATGCCGGCCTCGCGTCATGAGGCCGCCTGCGCCTCGGGCAGCCTCGCCATCATGGCCGCTGCGGCCGATATTGAGTCGGGACGCTACGGCACGGCCATGGTCCTGGGCATCGAGATGATGCGCAATGTCCCGGGTGTCACCGCAGCTGAGCACCTGGGTGCCGCTGCCTGGGCCGGGCACGAGTATCTGGACGCCACCTACGCCTGGCCGCGCGCCTTCTCGGACCTGACCGAGGAATACGACCGGCGCTACGGCATCGACGAAAGGCACCTGCGGCGCATCGCCCAGATCAATTTCGACAACGGGCGACGTAATCCGAACGCCCAGACCCGCAACTACAGCTTCTCCAACGCCAGCTTCACCGACGACGACGAGGCCAATCCGGTCATCGAGGGCCGGGTGCGCAAAACTGACTGCGGCCAGGTCACCGACGGCGCCGCCGCCATCATCCTGGCCTCGCCGGAACGGGCCGCCAGGTATGCGAGTAAGCACGGCATTGCGCTGGAGAGCATTCCCCGCATCAAGGGCTGGGGCCACCGCAATGCCCCCATCGACTACAGCCGCAAGATCAAGGCCAGCGAGGGCCAGCCCTACGTCTTCCCCCAGGTGAAGCGCGCCATCGATGACGCCCGTGCCCGGGCCGGTCTCGACCTGTCGGGTATCGACGCCGTGGAGACCCACGACTGCTTCTCCATGACAGAATACATGGCCATCGATCACCTGGGCCTGACTGCGCCGGGCGAGAGCTGGAAGGCGGTTGAGGCCGGCGATATCGAGATGGGGGGCAGGCTGCCGATCAACGCCTCAGGCGGTCTGATCGGTTGCGGTCATCCGGTCGGGGCGACCGGAGTGCGGATGGCCCTGGACGCCTTCAAACAGACCACGGGCACGGCCGGCGACTATCAGGTCGAGGGTGCGCGGAATGTGCAGACCTTGAACATCGGCGGGTCCACGACGACCACGGTCAGTTTCGTGGTGGGGGTCTGA
- a CDS encoding PaaI family thioesterase, which translates to MSEPVRFKLDPTVDGLELVRRWIAAGDGVGGFLKRLGSHPVEAREGFVRLALNIDPGHANFIGLIHGGVTAALIDMAGGAATMSILKQGQTLVTSDLTMRFLNAAPGTTARLEATGTVTWRDDRKAVVTAEVTTDAGVVVAQGTVGVAIRAAK; encoded by the coding sequence GTGAGCGAACCCGTCCGTTTCAAACTCGATCCGACCGTCGACGGGCTGGAGCTCGTTCGACGCTGGATCGCGGCGGGCGATGGCGTGGGCGGCTTCCTGAAGCGGCTGGGTTCGCATCCGGTGGAAGCGCGCGAGGGCTTCGTGCGGCTGGCGCTGAACATCGACCCTGGCCACGCCAACTTCATCGGCCTGATTCACGGCGGGGTGACGGCGGCCCTGATAGACATGGCCGGCGGGGCGGCGACGATGAGCATCCTGAAGCAAGGCCAGACGCTGGTGACCTCGGATCTGACGATGCGCTTCCTCAACGCCGCGCCCGGCACCACCGCGCGGCTGGAAGCGACCGGGACGGTGACCTGGCGTGACGACCGGAAGGCCGTGGTGACGGCCGAGGTGACCACCGATGCGGGCGTGGTGGTCGCCCAGGGGACGGTCGGCGTGGCGATCCGGGCGGCGAAATGA
- a CDS encoding nitronate monooxygenase family protein: protein MTAAFDSLRLPVFAAPMFLVSGPEMVIAACKAGIGGAFPTTNCRTVEDLDGWMSRITEALKPGDAPWIANLITHSTNARLAEDLRLVAQYKPPVVITALGSPKPVMETVKAYGGLVFADVISMTLAKKAAAAGVDGLACVSAGAGGHTGHLSPFAFISAVRAFFDGYIAVGGGVGDGAGIAGAVAAGADFVYMGTRFLATTESMAQAAYKQMVIDSGPDDLVVSDSVTGTAASWLKPSLAAAGHDPGNLGGPVERNYASGGDNKRWRDIWAAGQGIESVKAVEPIADVVAQLEREYVAALERFERKTAAFTTLRGAA, encoded by the coding sequence ATGACCGCCGCCTTCGACAGCCTGCGCCTTCCCGTCTTCGCAGCCCCCATGTTTCTGGTCTCGGGACCGGAGATGGTCATCGCCGCTTGCAAGGCCGGGATCGGAGGGGCCTTTCCGACGACCAACTGCCGAACGGTCGAGGACCTGGACGGCTGGATGTCCCGGATCACCGAAGCCCTGAAGCCCGGCGACGCACCCTGGATCGCCAACCTGATCACCCATTCGACCAATGCGCGCCTGGCCGAGGATCTACGCCTGGTGGCACAGTACAAGCCGCCGGTCGTGATCACCGCCCTGGGGTCGCCGAAGCCGGTGATGGAGACGGTCAAGGCCTACGGCGGGCTGGTCTTTGCCGACGTCATCTCGATGACCCTGGCGAAGAAGGCCGCGGCCGCCGGGGTCGACGGCCTGGCCTGCGTCAGCGCGGGTGCGGGCGGACACACCGGCCACCTGTCGCCCTTCGCCTTCATCTCGGCGGTGCGGGCGTTCTTCGACGGCTATATTGCGGTCGGCGGGGGTGTCGGGGACGGTGCCGGCATCGCGGGCGCGGTCGCGGCCGGAGCGGACTTCGTCTACATGGGCACCCGCTTCCTTGCGACCACCGAGAGTATGGCCCAGGCGGCCTACAAACAGATGGTCATCGACTCGGGTCCGGACGATCTGGTGGTATCGGACTCGGTCACCGGCACTGCCGCCTCGTGGCTCAAGCCATCGCTGGCGGCTGCCGGTCACGACCCGGGCAATCTGGGCGGCCCGGTCGAGCGCAACTATGCATCCGGCGGCGACAACAAGCGCTGGCGCGACATCTGGGCGGCCGGACAGGGCATCGAATCGGTCAAGGCGGTGGAGCCGATTGCCGACGTGGTCGCCCAGTTGGAGCGGGAATACGTTGCGGCGCTTGAGCGGTTCGAACGCAAGACGGCCGCATTCACGACCCTGCGCGGGGCGGCGTGA
- a CDS encoding class I adenylate-forming enzyme family protein, with translation MIVIPRDRIKEMKSKGWWGDQTLDDLFLKHVAAHPDAEALVDPLNAADVIGGQPDRLTWRETAHAVDRLAAVLVAHGIRKDQVVVIQLPNIAELSIAYLACLRLGVIACPAPVQYRESELAYIIERTDAVAAITADRIGKQQHGEMIVALKARCPTLKTVFVLGETCPTGALDLEPLMDGVTGKQHRMAVKAAKDARITADDVFTICWTSGTEAQPKGVPRSHNEWIIMGAGVVDAADLEPGARLLNPFPMVNMAGISTAFVGWLLLGGVLIQHQPFDLPVLLRQMREEKIDYTVAPPAVLNLLLQNEALLEGIDFRRLKSIGSGSAPLSEWMVSTFHEKHGVQIVNYFGSNEGASFVSAMKDLPVAADRAGLFPRLAEGFRWNAVLHDRIFTRLVDPDTEQEITDADKPGELRVKGATIFSGYWRAPEINARAFDADGWFRTGDLFELAGDRLQHLKFVGRLKDIVIRGGMNISSEEIENHLVAHPAVAEAAVVGAPDPNLGERLAAFVVYRPGLTATQDEINRFLISERQVAVYKQIERLETLDALPRNPVGKVLKRDLRAALRENETA, from the coding sequence ATGATCGTGATCCCCAGGGACCGCATCAAGGAGATGAAATCGAAGGGCTGGTGGGGTGACCAGACGCTCGACGATCTGTTCCTGAAACACGTCGCCGCCCATCCGGATGCTGAAGCCCTTGTCGATCCGTTGAACGCGGCGGACGTCATCGGGGGGCAGCCCGACCGCCTGACCTGGCGCGAGACCGCCCACGCTGTCGATCGACTGGCGGCAGTCCTTGTCGCCCATGGCATCCGCAAGGATCAGGTGGTGGTCATCCAGCTGCCCAATATCGCCGAACTCAGCATCGCCTATCTGGCCTGCCTGCGGCTCGGCGTGATCGCCTGTCCCGCTCCTGTGCAGTATCGCGAAAGCGAGCTGGCCTACATTATCGAGCGCACCGATGCGGTCGCCGCCATCACGGCGGATCGGATCGGCAAACAGCAGCACGGCGAGATGATCGTCGCCCTGAAGGCGCGCTGCCCGACGCTGAAGACCGTCTTCGTCCTCGGCGAGACCTGCCCGACCGGAGCGCTCGATCTCGAACCCCTTATGGACGGGGTGACGGGCAAACAGCACCGTATGGCGGTCAAGGCGGCGAAGGACGCGCGGATCACCGCCGACGACGTCTTCACCATATGCTGGACCTCCGGAACGGAGGCCCAGCCCAAAGGGGTGCCCCGCAGCCACAACGAGTGGATCATCATGGGTGCCGGGGTCGTCGACGCTGCGGACCTGGAGCCCGGTGCCCGGCTACTGAACCCGTTCCCGATGGTGAACATGGCCGGCATTTCGACGGCCTTCGTTGGCTGGCTGCTGCTGGGCGGGGTCCTGATCCAGCACCAGCCGTTCGACCTGCCCGTCCTCTTGCGCCAGATGCGCGAGGAGAAGATCGACTACACGGTGGCCCCGCCTGCCGTGCTGAACCTGCTGCTTCAGAACGAGGCCCTGCTGGAGGGCATCGACTTCCGGCGGCTCAAGTCAATCGGCTCGGGCTCCGCGCCCCTGTCCGAATGGATGGTAAGCACCTTCCACGAAAAGCACGGCGTGCAGATCGTGAACTATTTCGGCTCGAACGAGGGAGCCTCGTTCGTCAGCGCGATGAAAGACCTTCCGGTCGCCGCCGACCGTGCGGGCCTATTCCCTCGCCTGGCCGAAGGCTTCCGATGGAACGCGGTCCTGCACGACCGGATCTTCACCCGTCTTGTTGACCCGGACACCGAGCAGGAAATCACGGACGCCGACAAGCCCGGCGAGCTGCGGGTCAAGGGTGCCACGATCTTTTCGGGTTACTGGCGCGCGCCGGAGATCAATGCCCGGGCCTTCGACGCCGACGGTTGGTTCCGCACTGGCGACCTGTTCGAACTGGCCGGCGATCGGCTTCAGCATCTGAAGTTCGTCGGACGGCTGAAGGACATCGTCATCCGGGGCGGAATGAACATCTCGTCCGAGGAGATCGAGAACCATCTGGTTGCCCATCCGGCCGTGGCCGAGGCCGCCGTGGTCGGGGCACCCGACCCGAACCTCGGCGAGCGGCTGGCGGCCTTCGTCGTCTACCGGCCCGGCCTGACGGCGACCCAGGACGAGATCAACCGGTTCCTGATCAGCGAGCGTCAGGTCGCGGTCTACAAGCAGATCGAACGGCTGGAGACGCTGGACGCCCTGCCCCGCAATCCGGTGGGGAAGGTGCTGAAACGCGACCTGCGCGCCGCCCTCAGAGAAAACGAGACCGCATGA
- a CDS encoding class I adenylate-forming enzyme family protein: protein MSHPIRALYDNLAAKADRPALFDGGVTLTHGELIAIVEAAAGDLGERRIGPGDRVGLCARNSWCHVVAYLAILRAGAVWTPLNPRNGARLNSDFQARANLALTLVDAASEVAAGVSARPVPLEAWLGGLGVPTPPLVADDPDAPWALKFTGGSTGVPKGVVQSQASGAAALRSLQAFYGFTADDVNLAVAPLTHGSSHYVLPVLAAGGAHVLLAEPDRGAILGELKSRVTTVFMPPTLITVLMSEANFTPGDFPRLRHLTYSAAPMSPDRIAQAIQRFGPVVSTLYGQTEAPMTIAGLSPEEMAVPDSRASVGRHFAGTPVRLLTPDGDLVERGEGEIVVGGDLARTHYLDAPGLTAESRHQGWLKTGDIGRVGPDGLLHLIGRSKDLIITGGHNVYPGEVEAALNQHPAVREACAFSEPDDVWGERLEAAVAIAPGADAADITAFVRDRIGPVRAPKRLHLVDALPRNPVGKVVRDDVRALCRRFQSRPLELAR from the coding sequence ATGAGCCATCCGATCCGGGCCCTTTACGACAACCTGGCGGCCAAAGCCGACCGCCCTGCCCTGTTCGACGGCGGCGTCACCCTGACCCACGGCGAACTGATCGCGATAGTCGAGGCGGCGGCCGGCGACCTTGGGGAACGCCGTATCGGTCCCGGCGATCGGGTGGGACTGTGTGCCCGGAACAGCTGGTGCCATGTCGTCGCCTATCTGGCGATCCTGCGCGCCGGCGCAGTCTGGACGCCGCTCAATCCGCGAAATGGTGCCCGGCTGAACAGCGATTTCCAGGCGCGAGCGAACCTGGCCCTGACCCTGGTCGACGCCGCCTCGGAAGTGGCGGCGGGCGTCTCGGCCCGGCCCGTCCCGCTGGAGGCATGGCTTGGTGGCCTCGGCGTCCCGACACCGCCTCTTGTCGCGGACGACCCAGATGCTCCATGGGCATTGAAATTCACCGGCGGTTCGACGGGCGTGCCCAAAGGGGTGGTCCAGAGCCAGGCCAGCGGGGCGGCTGCACTGCGATCGCTGCAGGCCTTCTACGGCTTCACCGCGGACGATGTGAATCTGGCGGTTGCGCCCCTGACTCACGGGTCATCGCACTACGTCCTGCCGGTGCTGGCGGCGGGTGGAGCGCATGTCCTGCTGGCTGAACCTGACCGCGGCGCGATTCTGGGCGAGCTCAAGTCGCGCGTCACCACCGTCTTCATGCCCCCGACCCTGATCACTGTGTTGATGAGTGAGGCGAATTTCACACCCGGGGATTTCCCGCGTCTGCGCCACCTGACCTATTCCGCCGCTCCCATGTCGCCGGACAGGATCGCCCAGGCCATTCAGCGCTTCGGCCCGGTCGTCTCGACCCTCTACGGCCAGACCGAGGCCCCCATGACCATCGCCGGACTGTCGCCGGAGGAAATGGCGGTCCCTGACAGTCGCGCCAGCGTCGGCCGACACTTCGCCGGCACGCCCGTGCGCCTGCTGACCCCCGACGGCGACCTGGTCGAACGCGGCGAAGGCGAGATCGTGGTCGGCGGCGACCTCGCCCGGACCCACTATCTCGATGCGCCCGGTCTGACGGCGGAATCACGCCACCAGGGCTGGCTGAAGACGGGCGACATCGGGCGAGTTGGCCCAGACGGCCTGTTGCACCTGATCGGCCGCTCGAAGGACCTGATCATCACCGGCGGCCATAATGTCTATCCGGGAGAGGTCGAAGCGGCGCTGAACCAGCACCCGGCGGTGCGCGAGGCCTGCGCCTTTTCCGAGCCCGATGACGTCTGGGGCGAACGGCTGGAAGCGGCGGTGGCGATCGCCCCGGGCGCGGACGCCGCCGATATCACAGCCTTCGTTCGCGACCGGATCGGCCCGGTGCGTGCGCCCAAACGTCTGCACCTGGTGGACGCCCTGCCCCGCAACCCGGTCGGCAAGGTGGTGCGCGACGACGTCCGCGCCCTGTGCCGGCGATTCCAATCCCGACCGCTGGAGCTTGCCCGATGA
- a CDS encoding thiolase family protein has product MTSDVFIAGISMTRFGKRLDDSVKSLTAEAVMAALADAGAEVSDIEAAWFSNTRQPMLEGQNTVRGQIALRPLGLTGIPVVNVENACASGSTALLSALHWIRAGEGDIALVVGVEKMVWPDRPERVAAAFAGGTDIHDRDGVVAYIRSMGGEDPGPDRSLFMDLYAAQARAHMARHGTTQEDFARVASKNHTAGALNERGQYGTPMTVDQVMAEKLVVFPFTRAMCAPVSDGAAAMIVCSAAGLARLAGPDRAVRVRGCALVSAGDRAANDFDNHIGRRAATRAYEQAGIGPEAVDVVEVHDATSYAEVQQIENLGLAEPGTVGSRLEAGDFALGGRTPVNPSGGLVSRGHPVGATGIAQLFELTTQLRNEAGPRQVEGARIAVAENGGGFLGVEEAATVVTILERAA; this is encoded by the coding sequence GTGACGTCGGACGTTTTCATCGCCGGGATCAGCATGACCCGCTTCGGCAAACGGCTGGACGACAGCGTCAAGTCGCTCACAGCGGAAGCCGTGATGGCGGCGCTGGCCGATGCCGGTGCCGAGGTCAGTGATATCGAAGCGGCGTGGTTCTCCAACACCCGCCAGCCCATGCTGGAGGGCCAGAACACCGTGCGCGGCCAGATCGCCCTGCGCCCACTCGGCCTGACCGGCATTCCGGTCGTCAACGTCGAAAACGCCTGCGCCTCGGGATCCACCGCGCTCCTGTCCGCCCTCCACTGGATCAGGGCCGGCGAGGGCGACATCGCCCTGGTCGTCGGGGTCGAAAAGATGGTCTGGCCAGACCGGCCGGAGCGGGTCGCTGCGGCCTTCGCCGGAGGCACGGACATCCATGACCGCGATGGCGTGGTCGCCTACATTCGATCGATGGGCGGAGAAGATCCTGGTCCTGACCGAAGTCTTTTCATGGACCTCTACGCCGCCCAGGCCCGCGCCCACATGGCGCGCCACGGCACGACACAAGAGGACTTCGCCCGCGTCGCATCGAAGAACCACACGGCCGGAGCGCTAAACGAACGGGGTCAGTATGGTACGCCGATGACCGTCGATCAGGTCATGGCGGAAAAGCTCGTGGTCTTTCCCTTCACCCGCGCCATGTGCGCCCCGGTCAGCGACGGGGCGGCGGCAATGATCGTCTGTTCGGCCGCCGGTCTGGCCCGACTGGCCGGACCCGATCGCGCGGTTCGCGTGCGCGGATGCGCCCTGGTCAGTGCGGGCGACCGGGCGGCAAATGACTTCGACAACCATATCGGCCGTCGGGCGGCGACCAGGGCCTACGAGCAGGCCGGCATCGGTCCTGAAGCCGTCGATGTCGTCGAGGTTCACGACGCCACCAGCTACGCCGAAGTGCAGCAGATCGAGAACCTCGGCCTGGCGGAGCCCGGTACGGTCGGGTCGCGACTTGAAGCCGGCGATTTCGCCCTCGGCGGCCGGACGCCGGTCAATCCTTCGGGCGGCCTGGTGTCCAGGGGCCATCCGGTCGGAGCCACGGGCATCGCCCAGCTGTTCGAACTGACCACGCAACTGCGCAACGAGGCTGGCCCCCGTCAGGTCGAGGGTGCGCGCATCGCGGTGGCCGAGAACGGCGGCGGTTTCCTCGGCGTCGAGGAGGCGGCGACAGTCGTCACCATTCTGGAGCGGGCGGCATGA